The Prionailurus viverrinus isolate Anna chromosome B4, UM_Priviv_1.0, whole genome shotgun sequence genome has a window encoding:
- the MFNG gene encoding beta-1,3-N-acetylglucosaminyltransferase manic fringe isoform X1, with translation MQCRLLRGLAGAFLTLLCTGLLSLRYHSSLSPDGAREAPALGPPSPLSPELQLRDVFITVKTTRAFHHSRLELLLDTWVSRTREQTFVFTDSPDEGLQERLGSHLVVTNCSAEHSHPALSCKMAAEFDTFLASGLRWFCHVDDDNYVNPRALLKLLKTFPQTRDVYLGRPSLNRPIRASEPRPHNRTRLVQFWFATGGAGFCINRKLALKMAPWASGSRFVETAALIRLPDDCTVGYIVECKLGGHLQPSPLFHSHLETLQLLGAAQLPEQTWPGKPLGSSAQQLESESFGGSGQKRNPGWSNKQVTLSYGVFEGKLNVIKLEGPFSPEEDPSRFRSLHCLLYPDTPWCPQLVAR, from the exons ATGCAGTGCCGCCTCCTCCGGGGCCTGGCGGGAGCCTTCCTCACCCTTCTGTGCACGGGGCTCCTCTCCCTGCGGTACCACTCGAGCCTGTCCCCCGACGGCGCGCGGGAGGCCCCCGCGCTGGGCCCGCCAAGCCCTCTGTCCCCTGAGCTGCAGTTGCGCGATGTCTTCATCACGGTCAAGACGACCCGAGCCTTCCACCACTCGCGCCTGGAGCTGCTGCTGGACACGTGGGTCTCCAGGACCAGGGAACAG ACCTTTGTCTTCACCGACAGCCCAGATGAAGGCCTCCAGGAGAGACTGG GGTCCCACCTCGTGGTCACCAACTGCTCTGCTGAGCACAGCCACCCCGCCCTGTCCTGCAAGATGGCTGCTGAGTTCGACACCTTCTTGGCCAGCGGGCTGAG GTGGTTCTGCCACGTGGATGACGACAACTATGTGAACCCAAGGGCACTGCTGAAGCTGCTAAAAACCTTCCCACAGACCCGCGATGTCTACCTAGGCCGGCCCAGCCTGAACCGGCCTATCCGCGCTTCGGAGCCCCGGCCGCACAACCGCACG AGGCTGGTACAGTTCTGGTTTGCCACTGGGGGCGCTGGCTTTTGCATCAACCGCaaactggctttgaagatggccCCGTGGGCCAG TGGCTCCCGCTTCGTGGAAACAGCCGCGCTCATCCGGTTGCCCGACGACTGCACCGTGGGCTACATTGTCGAGTGCAAGCTGGGTGGCCAcctgcagcccagccccctcTTCCACTCCCACCTGGAGACCCTGCAGCTGCTGGGGGCCGCCCAGCTCCCAGAGCAG ACGTGGCCGGGAAAGCCCCTGGGGTCCTCCGCCCAACAGCTCGAGTCAGAGTCCTTTGGTGGCAGCGGACAGAAACGCAACCCAGGCTGGTCAAACAAACAA GTCACCCTCAGCTATGGCGTCTTTGAGGGGAAGCTCAATGTCATTAAGCTAGAAGGCCCCTTCTCCCCTGAGGAGGACCCTTCCAG GTTTCGTTCCCTCCACTGTCTCCTCTACCCAGATACTCCTTGGTGCCCACAGCTGGTGGCCAGATGA
- the MFNG gene encoding beta-1,3-N-acetylglucosaminyltransferase manic fringe isoform X3 has product MAALRTLAFVPGAVGSHRRYQTFVFTDSPDEGLQERLGSHLVVTNCSAEHSHPALSCKMAAEFDTFLASGLRWFCHVDDDNYVNPRALLKLLKTFPQTRDVYLGRPSLNRPIRASEPRPHNRTRLVQFWFATGGAGFCINRKLALKMAPWASGSRFVETAALIRLPDDCTVGYIVECKLGGHLQPSPLFHSHLETLQLLGAAQLPEQTWPGKPLGSSAQQLESESFGGSGQKRNPGWSNKQVTLSYGVFEGKLNVIKLEGPFSPEEDPSRFRSLHCLLYPDTPWCPQLVAR; this is encoded by the exons ATGGCCGCACTTAGGACGCTGGCCTTCGTCCCAGGGGCAGTAGGGAGCCACAGAAGATACCAG ACCTTTGTCTTCACCGACAGCCCAGATGAAGGCCTCCAGGAGAGACTGG GGTCCCACCTCGTGGTCACCAACTGCTCTGCTGAGCACAGCCACCCCGCCCTGTCCTGCAAGATGGCTGCTGAGTTCGACACCTTCTTGGCCAGCGGGCTGAG GTGGTTCTGCCACGTGGATGACGACAACTATGTGAACCCAAGGGCACTGCTGAAGCTGCTAAAAACCTTCCCACAGACCCGCGATGTCTACCTAGGCCGGCCCAGCCTGAACCGGCCTATCCGCGCTTCGGAGCCCCGGCCGCACAACCGCACG AGGCTGGTACAGTTCTGGTTTGCCACTGGGGGCGCTGGCTTTTGCATCAACCGCaaactggctttgaagatggccCCGTGGGCCAG TGGCTCCCGCTTCGTGGAAACAGCCGCGCTCATCCGGTTGCCCGACGACTGCACCGTGGGCTACATTGTCGAGTGCAAGCTGGGTGGCCAcctgcagcccagccccctcTTCCACTCCCACCTGGAGACCCTGCAGCTGCTGGGGGCCGCCCAGCTCCCAGAGCAG ACGTGGCCGGGAAAGCCCCTGGGGTCCTCCGCCCAACAGCTCGAGTCAGAGTCCTTTGGTGGCAGCGGACAGAAACGCAACCCAGGCTGGTCAAACAAACAA GTCACCCTCAGCTATGGCGTCTTTGAGGGGAAGCTCAATGTCATTAAGCTAGAAGGCCCCTTCTCCCCTGAGGAGGACCCTTCCAG GTTTCGTTCCCTCCACTGTCTCCTCTACCCAGATACTCCTTGGTGCCCACAGCTGGTGGCCAGATGA
- the MFNG gene encoding beta-1,3-N-acetylglucosaminyltransferase manic fringe isoform X2 produces the protein MQCRLLRGLAGAFLTLLCTGLLSLRYHSSLSPDGAREAPALGPPSPLSPELQLRDVFITVKTTRAFHHSRLELLLDTWVSRTREQTFVFTDSPDEGLQERLGSHLVVTNCSAEHSHPALSCKMAAEFDTFLASGLRWFCHVDDDNYVNPRALLKLLKTFPQTRDVYLGRPSLNRPIRASEPRPHNRTRLVQFWFATGGAGFCINRKLALKMAPWASGSRFVETAALIRLPDDCTVGYIVECKLGGHLQPSPLFHSHLETLQLLGAAQLPEQVTLSYGVFEGKLNVIKLEGPFSPEEDPSRFRSLHCLLYPDTPWCPQLVAR, from the exons ATGCAGTGCCGCCTCCTCCGGGGCCTGGCGGGAGCCTTCCTCACCCTTCTGTGCACGGGGCTCCTCTCCCTGCGGTACCACTCGAGCCTGTCCCCCGACGGCGCGCGGGAGGCCCCCGCGCTGGGCCCGCCAAGCCCTCTGTCCCCTGAGCTGCAGTTGCGCGATGTCTTCATCACGGTCAAGACGACCCGAGCCTTCCACCACTCGCGCCTGGAGCTGCTGCTGGACACGTGGGTCTCCAGGACCAGGGAACAG ACCTTTGTCTTCACCGACAGCCCAGATGAAGGCCTCCAGGAGAGACTGG GGTCCCACCTCGTGGTCACCAACTGCTCTGCTGAGCACAGCCACCCCGCCCTGTCCTGCAAGATGGCTGCTGAGTTCGACACCTTCTTGGCCAGCGGGCTGAG GTGGTTCTGCCACGTGGATGACGACAACTATGTGAACCCAAGGGCACTGCTGAAGCTGCTAAAAACCTTCCCACAGACCCGCGATGTCTACCTAGGCCGGCCCAGCCTGAACCGGCCTATCCGCGCTTCGGAGCCCCGGCCGCACAACCGCACG AGGCTGGTACAGTTCTGGTTTGCCACTGGGGGCGCTGGCTTTTGCATCAACCGCaaactggctttgaagatggccCCGTGGGCCAG TGGCTCCCGCTTCGTGGAAACAGCCGCGCTCATCCGGTTGCCCGACGACTGCACCGTGGGCTACATTGTCGAGTGCAAGCTGGGTGGCCAcctgcagcccagccccctcTTCCACTCCCACCTGGAGACCCTGCAGCTGCTGGGGGCCGCCCAGCTCCCAGAGCAG GTCACCCTCAGCTATGGCGTCTTTGAGGGGAAGCTCAATGTCATTAAGCTAGAAGGCCCCTTCTCCCCTGAGGAGGACCCTTCCAG GTTTCGTTCCCTCCACTGTCTCCTCTACCCAGATACTCCTTGGTGCCCACAGCTGGTGGCCAGATGA